One stretch of Filifactor alocis ATCC 35896 DNA includes these proteins:
- the rpsR gene encoding 30S ribosomal protein S18 yields MAFQKGNVRKRKKVDPFAGDKINTIDYKDVALLKKYISERGKILPRRVTGTSAKAQRKLTLAIKRARNIALLPYTVD; encoded by the coding sequence ATGGCATTCCAAAAAGGAAACGTTAGAAAAAGAAAAAAAGTAGATCCGTTTGCCGGAGATAAAATCAATACCATTGATTACAAAGACGTTGCTCTTTTGAAAAAATATATCTCTGAAAGAGGAAAAATTCTTCCAAGAAGAGTAACGGGAACTTCTGCAAAAGCACAAAGAAAATTGACATTAGCAATTAAACGTGCCAGAAACATCGCTTTGCTACCATATACAGTAGACTAA
- a CDS encoding PspC domain-containing protein, which translates to MQKKLYLSQTDKKIFGVCGGIAEYFDIDSTIIRIIWVILAFCYGIGVFPYIIMALIIPKDNQRCNR; encoded by the coding sequence TTGCAAAAAAAATTATATCTATCCCAAACTGACAAAAAAATCTTCGGAGTATGTGGTGGAATTGCCGAATATTTCGACATAGACAGTACCATTATTCGAATCATCTGGGTAATATTGGCATTTTGTTACGGTATCGGAGTTTTCCCATATATTATTATGGCACTGATAATACCGAAAGACAATCAAAGATGCAACAGATAA